In one Vicinamibacteria bacterium genomic region, the following are encoded:
- a CDS encoding cyclase family protein — protein MQRVAVVLLLLNACARPDETPGKGIDLEAARIIDLSYTYDDETLYWPTSPTKFELQELAHGPTDGGYFYSAYSFCTPEHGGTHIDAPIHFSETGRTTGQIPVDQLVAPGVVIDMSEEAAADPDALLGVETIEAWEGRNGPIPAGAIVILRTGWGKRWPDARSYLGDDTPGDASNLHFPSYGEAAARYLVGEVAVGALGVDTASIDTGQSTDFIVHQVAAAANVPSLENIARADELPEKGFYVVALPVKIGKGSGGPVRVLAIVP, from the coding sequence ATGCAGCGAGTGGCGGTCGTGTTATTGCTCCTGAATGCCTGCGCCAGACCGGACGAGACCCCCGGCAAGGGGATCGACTTGGAGGCGGCGAGGATCATCGATCTCAGCTATACCTACGACGACGAAACCCTTTACTGGCCGACGTCCCCGACGAAGTTCGAGCTTCAAGAGCTGGCCCACGGTCCGACCGATGGAGGATATTTCTATTCGGCTTATTCCTTTTGCACTCCCGAGCATGGCGGGACCCACATCGATGCACCCATCCACTTCTCGGAGACCGGGCGCACCACGGGGCAGATTCCCGTCGACCAGCTCGTCGCGCCGGGAGTGGTCATCGACATGTCGGAGGAGGCGGCCGCGGATCCCGACGCGCTTCTCGGAGTCGAGACGATCGAGGCCTGGGAGGGGCGCAACGGACCGATTCCGGCGGGCGCCATCGTCATCCTTCGAACCGGCTGGGGAAAAAGGTGGCCCGACGCGCGTTCCTATCTTGGCGACGACACCCCCGGGGACGCGAGCAACTTGCATTTTCCATCCTACGGTGAAGCGGCGGCGCGCTATCTCGTGGGCGAGGTGGCGGTGGGCGCTCTGGGCGTCGATACCGCGAGCATCGACACGGGGCAATCGACAGATTTCATCGTTCACCAGGTAGCGGCTGCGGCCAATGTACCGAGCCTGGAGAACATCGCGCGGGCGGATGAGCTTCCCGAGAAGGGCTTCTACGTCGTCGCCCTCCCGGTGAAGATCGGGAAGGGTTCCGGCGGGCCGGTGAGGGTACTCGCGATTGTGCCATGA
- a CDS encoding AAA family ATPase: protein MIEIEKEIGQFHKQYRVVLEEISRVIVGNEEIVSGIMTCLLTRGHVLLEGIPGLGKTKIVQTLADVLNLKFNRIQFTPDLMPGDIIGTNVVRETELGEKYLDFQPGPIFCNLLLADEVNRATPKSQSALLEAMQEKSVSVGKVTHRLEEPFFVMATQNPIELEGTYPLPEAQMDRFLFKLKIVYPTMKEMHEIMDRTTRVEEPVAKAVLERGDVLEMRKTVLSVPIAKPVQDYAIRLTLATHPNSPQAHPLTNKYARFGASPRGTQALVLGGKVQALLHDRAHVACEDIRATVFGALRHRILLNFEGEAEHVDTDDILREIVRDTPESP from the coding sequence ATGATCGAGATAGAGAAAGAGATCGGACAGTTCCACAAACAATATCGGGTCGTTCTCGAGGAGATATCCCGCGTCATCGTGGGGAACGAGGAGATCGTGAGCGGCATCATGACTTGCCTGCTCACCCGCGGGCACGTTCTGCTCGAGGGGATACCGGGCCTGGGGAAGACGAAGATCGTGCAGACCCTCGCCGACGTCCTCAACCTCAAGTTCAACCGCATCCAGTTCACCCCCGACCTCATGCCCGGAGACATCATCGGGACGAACGTGGTGCGAGAGACCGAGCTTGGAGAGAAGTACCTCGACTTCCAGCCCGGCCCGATCTTCTGTAACTTGCTCCTCGCCGACGAGGTGAATCGAGCCACTCCAAAGTCGCAGTCCGCGTTGCTCGAAGCCATGCAGGAAAAGAGCGTTTCGGTGGGGAAGGTGACGCACCGCCTCGAGGAACCGTTCTTCGTCATGGCTACCCAGAATCCCATCGAGCTCGAGGGTACCTACCCGCTTCCCGAGGCTCAAATGGATCGGTTTCTGTTCAAGCTGAAGATCGTGTATCCCACCATGAAAGAGATGCACGAGATCATGGATCGGACGACGCGAGTGGAAGAGCCGGTCGCGAAAGCGGTGCTCGAAAGGGGAGACGTCCTCGAGATGCGGAAGACGGTGCTCTCGGTCCCCATCGCGAAGCCGGTACAGGACTATGCGATCCGATTGACTCTGGCCACCCACCCCAACTCGCCTCAGGCCCATCCCCTGACCAACAAGTACGCTCGTTTCGGCGCGAGTCCCCGCGGCACCCAGGCACTCGTCCTCGGAGGCAAGGTACAAGCGCTTCTTCACGATCGGGCCCACGTCGCCTGCGAAGACATCCGCGCCACCGTTTTCGGCGCTCTCCGGCATCGCATCCTCTTGAACTTCGAGGGCGAAGCGGAGCACGTCGACACCGACGATATCCTGCGCGAGATCGTCCGCGACACGCCCGAGTCCCCGTAG